A part of Phoenix dactylifera cultivar Barhee BC4 chromosome 2, palm_55x_up_171113_PBpolish2nd_filt_p, whole genome shotgun sequence genomic DNA contains:
- the LOC103706307 gene encoding protein BASIC PENTACYSTEINE7 isoform X1 — MEGCFFEGLVFFGWSFVSIIGFTRIPFCSNWGRLGTRIWEFSNHTGHAESVLKPVSGLSVPNSIVSGHQETSLRMSSYINRDSIAGECNSGAMDFSWIPQRSFLSQTKNMNSSHATPVNSEMIDAQGVPVAAEGAMQEGVLEAKPLKVRKKHPSTRKNNHTATKLLRQKEPKKQPSVPAEKKGNSTSKGKREKKTQDIIVDGTMVDFSNVPVPVCSCTGVPHQCYRWGAGGWQSSCCTMSISEYPLPMSPSRPGARLAGRKMSIGAYRKLLHRLAAEGHDLSYAVDLKDHWARHGTNKFVTIK, encoded by the exons ATGGAAGGTTGCTTCTTTGAAGGCTTAGTCT TTTTTGGGTGGAGTTTTGTGTCTATTATTGGTTTCACGAGGATTCCCTTTTGCAGTAATTG GGGAAGATTGGGTACAAGAATTTGGGAGTTCTCCAATCATACGGGACATGCAGAGTCAGTTTTAAAGCCAGTTTCTGGTCTTTCAGTTCCAAACAGCATTGTTTCAGGACACCAAGAGACTTCTCTGAGAATGAGCTCTTACATTAACAGAGATTCCATAGCTGGTGAATGCAATTCTGGAGCAATGGACTTTTCCTGGATTCCACAGAGAAGTTTCCTGTCTCAGACAAAAAATATGAATTCTTCTCATGCAACTCCAGTTAATTCAGAAATGATCGATGCGCAAGGCGTGCCAGTTGCTGCAGAAGGTGCAATGCAAGAAGGTGTGCTTGAAGCTAAGCCACTGAAAGTCAGAAAAAAGCATCCTTCCACTAGGAAAAATAATCACACTGCCACTAAACTTTTGAGGCAAAAGGAACCAAAGAAACAGCCATCGGTACCAGCAGAGAAGAAAGGAAATTCCACGTCCAAGGGGAAACGTGAGAAGAAGACTCAAGATATTATTGTAGATGGAACAATGGTAGATTTTTCGAATGTTCCAGTGCCTGTATGCTCATGCACTGGTGTGCCTCACCAGTGTTATAGATGGGGAGCTGGTGGGTGGCAATCATCCTGCTGTACCATGAGCATATCAGAATATCCTCTTCCGATGAGTCCTTCCAGGCCTGGTGCACGCCTCGCAGGAAGGAAAATGAGCATTGGTGCATACAGAAAGCTTCTACACAGACTTGCTGCTGAAGGCCATGATCTTTCTTATGCAGTTGATTTGAAGGATCACTGGGCAAGACATGGCACTAATAAGTTTGTCACAATCAAGTAG
- the LOC103706307 gene encoding protein BASIC PENTACYSTEINE7 isoform X2, whose protein sequence is MDGRGRLGTRIWEFSNHTGHAESVLKPVSGLSVPNSIVSGHQETSLRMSSYINRDSIAGECNSGAMDFSWIPQRSFLSQTKNMNSSHATPVNSEMIDAQGVPVAAEGAMQEGVLEAKPLKVRKKHPSTRKNNHTATKLLRQKEPKKQPSVPAEKKGNSTSKGKREKKTQDIIVDGTMVDFSNVPVPVCSCTGVPHQCYRWGAGGWQSSCCTMSISEYPLPMSPSRPGARLAGRKMSIGAYRKLLHRLAAEGHDLSYAVDLKDHWARHGTNKFVTIK, encoded by the coding sequence ATGGATGGAAGGGGAAGATTGGGTACAAGAATTTGGGAGTTCTCCAATCATACGGGACATGCAGAGTCAGTTTTAAAGCCAGTTTCTGGTCTTTCAGTTCCAAACAGCATTGTTTCAGGACACCAAGAGACTTCTCTGAGAATGAGCTCTTACATTAACAGAGATTCCATAGCTGGTGAATGCAATTCTGGAGCAATGGACTTTTCCTGGATTCCACAGAGAAGTTTCCTGTCTCAGACAAAAAATATGAATTCTTCTCATGCAACTCCAGTTAATTCAGAAATGATCGATGCGCAAGGCGTGCCAGTTGCTGCAGAAGGTGCAATGCAAGAAGGTGTGCTTGAAGCTAAGCCACTGAAAGTCAGAAAAAAGCATCCTTCCACTAGGAAAAATAATCACACTGCCACTAAACTTTTGAGGCAAAAGGAACCAAAGAAACAGCCATCGGTACCAGCAGAGAAGAAAGGAAATTCCACGTCCAAGGGGAAACGTGAGAAGAAGACTCAAGATATTATTGTAGATGGAACAATGGTAGATTTTTCGAATGTTCCAGTGCCTGTATGCTCATGCACTGGTGTGCCTCACCAGTGTTATAGATGGGGAGCTGGTGGGTGGCAATCATCCTGCTGTACCATGAGCATATCAGAATATCCTCTTCCGATGAGTCCTTCCAGGCCTGGTGCACGCCTCGCAGGAAGGAAAATGAGCATTGGTGCATACAGAAAGCTTCTACACAGACTTGCTGCTGAAGGCCATGATCTTTCTTATGCAGTTGATTTGAAGGATCACTGGGCAAGACATGGCACTAATAAGTTTGTCACAATCAAGTAG